The Haloferax sp. Atlit-12N genome contains a region encoding:
- a CDS encoding asparagine synthase-related protein, translating into MTGFVGGALDAAALDACAAELHHEDWYESATRSTGRFGVSVLHHGARDPKGCTVWEDGSRVGAIYGAVTNLDELDLDADGLFDRLFEDPHALLPELDGSFLVVGVDGDDERVVLASDKLGTRQCFYVAGEPFAFGTEVGALTTLLDDPQVDERAISDLLMIGHVWGDKTLVQGVKFLPSGSVLDYRADAGPEIEAYWHHTFEQSADDSYLDDLTEAYQDVIADMGDTIDGDIGLWLSGGLDSRSMAGELSRYHDLTTYTYDSNPANGSNLELAAKVSKVLGLENRRVPVESNALVDSLDTSVQLTSGMVGLSTFVNLANVFNIEDMPDVLIEGCGQGGMMGDGIGRAAVEGSKSPEAALYRAKHRIDVDDARRLLRTEFDPMTTYREEVRKSDQPDLYSTAMDCYYRNYFPRCDFASNPIAESQAGTRVPFSDTEFLRAVTRMPLSHRVGSIPFTNGKIPAGTAYPKVELVRRLDSRLADIPYERTKVPPARPMWQHAAGFVVGTSVDRIRERLVGDVHTYGGRSTIGDWYRTNRALRERIDDLLDSACERPYFDADEIRRLQREELTGEAEHMSAISGIITGELWVRKYIDREGRGVGEGAASATEAEDAPQPAD; encoded by the coding sequence ATGACCGGCTTCGTCGGCGGCGCGCTCGACGCGGCGGCGCTCGACGCCTGCGCGGCCGAACTCCACCACGAAGACTGGTACGAGTCGGCGACGCGTTCGACCGGCCGCTTCGGCGTCTCGGTGCTCCACCACGGCGCGAGAGACCCCAAGGGCTGTACCGTCTGGGAGGACGGCTCGCGCGTGGGAGCGATATACGGCGCGGTGACGAACCTCGACGAACTCGACCTCGACGCCGATGGGCTGTTCGACCGACTGTTCGAGGACCCGCACGCGCTCCTCCCCGAACTCGATGGCTCGTTCCTCGTCGTCGGCGTCGACGGCGACGACGAGCGCGTCGTGCTCGCCAGCGACAAACTCGGGACGCGACAGTGTTTCTACGTCGCGGGCGAGCCGTTCGCCTTCGGGACCGAGGTCGGCGCGCTGACGACCCTCCTCGACGACCCGCAGGTCGACGAGCGCGCTATCAGCGACCTGCTCATGATCGGGCACGTCTGGGGCGACAAGACGCTCGTGCAGGGCGTGAAGTTCCTCCCCTCGGGGTCCGTCCTCGACTACCGGGCCGACGCCGGCCCCGAAATCGAGGCGTACTGGCACCACACGTTCGAACAGAGCGCCGACGACTCCTATCTCGACGACCTCACCGAGGCCTATCAGGACGTCATCGCCGACATGGGCGACACGATAGACGGCGATATCGGCCTGTGGCTCTCCGGCGGCCTCGACAGTCGCTCGATGGCGGGCGAACTCAGCCGCTACCACGACCTCACGACCTACACCTACGACTCGAACCCCGCGAACGGGAGCAACCTCGAACTCGCCGCAAAGGTCTCCAAGGTGCTCGGCCTCGAAAACAGGCGCGTGCCCGTCGAGTCGAACGCGCTCGTCGACTCGCTCGACACGTCGGTCCAGCTGACGAGCGGGATGGTCGGCCTCTCGACGTTCGTCAACCTCGCGAACGTGTTCAACATCGAGGACATGCCCGACGTGCTCATCGAGGGCTGCGGGCAGGGTGGAATGATGGGCGACGGCATCGGCCGGGCCGCCGTCGAGGGGAGCAAGTCCCCCGAAGCAGCGCTATACCGCGCGAAACACCGCATCGACGTTGACGACGCCCGCCGGCTCCTCCGGACCGAGTTCGACCCGATGACGACCTACCGCGAGGAGGTTCGCAAGAGCGACCAGCCGGACCTCTACAGCACCGCGATGGACTGCTACTACCGCAACTACTTCCCACGGTGCGACTTCGCCAGCAACCCCATCGCCGAGAGTCAGGCCGGCACGCGGGTCCCCTTCAGCGACACCGAGTTCCTCCGCGCCGTGACGCGGATGCCGCTGTCGCACCGCGTCGGCTCGATTCCGTTCACCAACGGGAAGATTCCCGCGGGGACGGCCTACCCGAAGGTCGAACTGGTCCGCCGCCTCGACAGCCGACTCGCGGACATCCCCTACGAGCGGACGAAGGTCCCGCCGGCGCGCCCGATGTGGCAACACGCCGCCGGCTTCGTCGTCGGCACCTCCGTCGACCGCATCCGCGAGCGTCTCGTCGGCGACGTGCACACCTACGGCGGCCGCTCGACCATCGGCGACTGGTACCGGACGAACCGCGCGCTCCGCGAGCGCATCGACGACCTGCTCGACTCCGCCTGCGAGCGCCCGTACTTCGACGCCGACGAGATTCGTCGCCTCCAGCGCGAGGAACTCACGGGCGAGGCCGAGCACATGAGCGCCATCTCCGGCATCATCACCGGCGAACTCTGGGTCCGCAAGTACATCGACCGCGAAGGCCGCGGCGTCGGTGAGGGTGCCGCGAGCGCGACAGAAGCCGAAGACGCGCCGCAACCGGCCGACTGA
- a CDS encoding polysaccharide deacetylase family protein → MLSGCVARGGESAGTPEATATSEPPVPTPRFRYDDPSVDAAGDPLAVAFNSRERFRDVGWLVDDFEDERLWGTIAGRYAVEEDVVYSGSQSLRLEATPDDERVWIYRTFEDGIDLSDADLSLAVNLETPDTEGITVRLAAPDYDNTLLLGRHIWKAGWQRLDLGPQRVTGSPDLTNVTEISIQMYTGGGTAARFYVDSLRAKPRAGAGSVMITFDDNTRSQYDTAYPILESHGFPGVVGVIPWTVGSSHRIPRSGMDEMVESGWDMVSHPQQSDSFRVLSPADQRASIRESKAWLVENGFERGADFIIWPYGRYNESALDIASDYHYLGFVTVGGPTGAVSDPQIVGRTDGDDVQKAKKALDFAAQYNQLAVLMYHDVTGRGRSVSPGAFAETMDYVDELGLDVVTASSYWESVRDTV, encoded by the coding sequence ATGCTCAGCGGCTGTGTTGCGAGGGGCGGTGAATCGGCCGGTACTCCCGAGGCGACCGCGACGAGCGAGCCGCCGGTCCCGACTCCGCGGTTCAGATACGACGACCCGAGCGTCGACGCGGCGGGCGACCCGCTGGCGGTCGCGTTCAACAGCCGAGAGCGGTTCAGAGACGTCGGATGGCTCGTCGACGACTTCGAGGACGAGCGTCTCTGGGGGACGATTGCGGGGCGGTACGCCGTCGAAGAGGACGTCGTCTACTCCGGGTCGCAGTCGCTCCGCCTCGAAGCGACGCCGGACGACGAGCGGGTGTGGATTTACCGGACGTTCGAGGACGGTATCGACCTCTCTGACGCCGACCTCTCGCTGGCCGTCAACCTCGAAACGCCCGACACCGAGGGTATCACGGTTCGCCTCGCCGCGCCCGACTACGACAACACGCTGCTTCTCGGTCGGCACATCTGGAAGGCCGGCTGGCAGCGTCTCGACCTCGGGCCGCAGCGCGTCACCGGGTCACCGGACCTGACGAACGTCACCGAGATAAGTATCCAGATGTACACCGGCGGCGGTACTGCGGCGCGGTTCTACGTCGACTCGCTCCGGGCCAAACCGCGGGCCGGCGCGGGGTCTGTGATGATAACGTTCGACGACAACACCCGGAGCCAGTACGACACAGCGTATCCGATACTGGAGTCCCACGGCTTCCCCGGCGTCGTCGGCGTCATCCCGTGGACCGTCGGGTCGAGCCACCGCATCCCCCGGTCGGGGATGGACGAGATGGTCGAATCCGGCTGGGACATGGTGAGCCACCCCCAGCAGTCGGACTCGTTCCGCGTCCTCTCGCCGGCCGACCAGCGCGCGAGCATCAGGGAGTCGAAGGCGTGGCTCGTCGAAAACGGGTTCGAACGCGGGGCCGACTTCATCATCTGGCCGTACGGCCGGTACAACGAGTCGGCGCTCGACATCGCGAGCGACTACCACTACCTCGGGTTCGTGACGGTCGGGGGTCCGACCGGTGCGGTATCCGACCCGCAAATCGTCGGCCGGACCGACGGCGACGACGTGCAGAAAGCGAAGAAGGCGCTCGACTTCGCCGCCCAGTACAACCAGCTCGCGGTGCTTATGTACCACGACGTGACCGGGAGGGGACGCTCCGTCAGCCCGGGGGCGTTCGCCGAGACGATGGACTACGTCGACGAACTCGGGCTGGACGTGGTCACCGCGTCGAGCTACTGGGAGTCGGTTCGAGACACCGTCTGA
- a CDS encoding DUF106 domain-containing protein has product MDDTALESLVRDDIGGRALASVLAHAERGDGTVTYDAVSDAVDAETWGRLLRTGVLVPADDVFVVDDPPAVRDALADAGIEVGAATAQPAPTTDESAWRPVDKLAGAGAITLVAGYQVPAIKAAIVGPMDLVLGPLAGVLPFPLLVVVLATAVALVSTGFRRRFLDEDGMDAQREQMQRIREKLSTAKQRGDDAAVERLTERQQELMRDQLGTMKNNLRPIVWSMLITVPVFLWLSWFVMNPAGAIVTAAPVIPIADRIIWSARLVGPMQVWMVWYFVSSLASNLFVKRTASRLFDQNTAQNPA; this is encoded by the coding sequence ATGGACGACACTGCACTCGAATCGCTGGTGCGGGACGACATCGGTGGTCGGGCGCTCGCGAGCGTCCTCGCGCACGCGGAGCGCGGCGATGGAACTGTCACGTACGACGCTGTGAGCGATGCTGTCGACGCTGAGACGTGGGGTCGGCTGCTCAGGACTGGCGTGCTCGTGCCCGCCGACGACGTGTTCGTCGTCGACGACCCGCCGGCCGTTCGGGACGCACTCGCCGACGCGGGTATCGAGGTCGGCGCCGCGACCGCTCAGCCCGCTCCGACGACTGACGAATCGGCGTGGAGACCGGTCGACAAACTCGCCGGAGCGGGCGCAATCACCCTCGTGGCCGGCTATCAGGTGCCAGCCATTAAAGCGGCGATTGTCGGTCCGATGGACCTCGTCCTCGGGCCGCTCGCCGGGGTGCTCCCGTTCCCGCTGCTCGTCGTCGTTCTCGCGACGGCGGTTGCGCTCGTCTCGACGGGCTTTCGTCGCCGGTTCCTCGACGAGGACGGAATGGACGCACAGAGAGAGCAGATGCAACGGATTCGAGAGAAGCTCAGCACCGCGAAGCAGCGCGGTGACGACGCCGCCGTGGAACGTCTCACCGAGCGTCAGCAGGAGCTGATGCGGGACCAACTCGGGACGATGAAAAACAACCTCCGGCCGATCGTGTGGTCGATGCTCATCACGGTGCCCGTCTTCCTCTGGCTGTCCTGGTTCGTGATGAACCCCGCAGGAGCCATCGTCACGGCCGCGCCGGTGATTCCGATAGCCGACCGCATCATCTGGAGCGCGCGGTTAGTCGGACCGATGCAAGTTTGGATGGTGTGGTACTTCGTGAGTTCACTCGCCTCCAACCTGTTCGTCAAGCGAACAGCTAGCCGGCTGTTCGACCAGAACACCGCCCAAAACCCCGCCTGA
- a CDS encoding NifU family protein has product MSAQSLERQTRSYLSNNVPQIQEHGGHFEIEDVNDETGEVTIAIGGACSGCGIAPMTMKAIKQRIADEVDDVSEVTVRQASGPRAAVMPSKTDEMEQMEEYEDYNPPF; this is encoded by the coding sequence ATGAGCGCACAATCACTCGAACGGCAGACCCGAAGCTACCTGAGCAACAACGTCCCGCAGATTCAGGAACACGGCGGGCACTTCGAAATCGAGGACGTGAACGACGAGACCGGCGAGGTCACCATCGCCATCGGCGGCGCGTGCTCCGGATGCGGCATCGCGCCGATGACGATGAAGGCCATCAAGCAGCGCATCGCCGACGAAGTCGACGACGTCTCCGAGGTGACCGTGCGGCAGGCCAGCGGTCCGCGAGCAGCCGTGATGCCGTCGAAGACCGACGAGATGGAACAGATGGAAGAGTACGAGGACTACAACCCGCCGTTCTGA
- a CDS encoding glycosyltransferase family 2 protein gives MYRGNAVGVVVPAYNEARFVGGVVDTLPAFVDRAYVVDDRSTDGTWEMIQRHAARANERAAEPVVAAADGGTSLDGRVVPIRHPVNRGRGAAVKTGYERALADGMDIVVVMDGDGQMDPDIMPAIIDPVVDGDADYTVGDRLAARDTRRGMPPWRLFGNLLLSGLTRIASGYWHIRDPQNGYTAISADALSELDFDRLYDQYGFLNDLLVHLNVAEKRVATVPMHARYGDEESGIRYSTFVPGLSFLLLRDFLWRLRVRYLDGGVHPVAVLYALGVMSVLAGVLRLVGGVVSKSKDRPGRQSLTGLLVGFGSLGGAMVLDSRENERLRVEAEPSTSFERGPSNGAQPSSRVDGADESDESDERSEKEFDRVSDGREIVGGGS, from the coding sequence ATGTACCGCGGTAACGCCGTCGGCGTCGTCGTGCCCGCGTACAACGAGGCGCGGTTCGTCGGCGGCGTCGTCGACACCCTCCCCGCGTTCGTCGACCGCGCGTACGTCGTCGACGACCGCTCAACCGACGGCACGTGGGAGATGATTCAGCGGCACGCGGCGCGCGCGAACGAGCGAGCGGCCGAACCGGTCGTCGCCGCGGCCGACGGTGGCACGTCGCTCGACGGACGCGTCGTCCCGATTCGACACCCGGTCAACCGCGGGCGCGGCGCGGCCGTCAAGACCGGCTACGAACGCGCTCTCGCCGACGGGATGGACATCGTCGTCGTGATGGACGGCGACGGACAGATGGACCCGGACATCATGCCCGCCATCATCGACCCCGTCGTCGACGGAGACGCCGACTACACCGTCGGCGACCGACTCGCCGCGCGCGACACCCGCCGGGGAATGCCGCCGTGGCGGCTGTTCGGCAACCTCCTGTTGTCCGGGCTGACGCGCATCGCCAGCGGCTACTGGCACATCCGCGACCCGCAGAACGGCTACACGGCCATCTCGGCCGACGCGCTCTCGGAGTTAGATTTCGACCGGCTGTACGACCAGTACGGCTTCCTGAACGACCTGCTCGTGCACCTGAACGTCGCGGAAAAACGCGTCGCGACCGTGCCGATGCACGCGCGTTACGGCGACGAGGAAAGCGGCATCAGGTACTCGACGTTCGTCCCCGGACTGTCGTTCCTCCTGCTCAGGGACTTCCTCTGGCGACTCCGCGTTCGATACCTCGACGGCGGCGTCCATCCGGTTGCGGTCCTCTACGCGCTCGGCGTGATGAGCGTCCTCGCCGGCGTGCTCCGACTGGTCGGTGGGGTCGTGTCGAAGTCGAAGGACCGACCGGGTCGGCAGTCTCTCACCGGACTCCTCGTCGGCTTCGGGTCGCTCGGCGGCGCGATGGTCCTCGACAGCCGCGAGAACGAACGGTTGCGAGTCGAGGCGGAGCCGTCCACGTCGTTCGAGCGGGGTCCGTCGAACGGGGCACAGCCGTCGTCCCGCGTCGACGGTGCCGACGAGAGCGACGAGAGCGACGAGAGAAGCGAGAAAGAGTTCGACAGAGTCTCAGACGGCCGCGAAATAGTAGGGGGAGGAAGTTAG
- a CDS encoding DUF1616 domain-containing protein, which yields MGSTSHSKGRLNQALDELSLDVPTSLLVVVSSSLVAVLDVVPTVQALVGLPVLLFLPGYALLLALFPAGSSGNPTEGPSFGRFEWQPDLSLTERFALAFGMSVALLPVVGLALLWAGVGLNAAPVLLSLSAIIVGGLAVGEVRRRRLPEEERFHVPIRRWYADVTRSFDQSSRVDSLLNVALAFAILLAVASLSYALVAPGTGESYSSLSLLTQDAGGEFVAADYPEELTVGEQTELFVSIENAEGEATSYTLVAELQRVERTNGETTVVERQVLGSRTETVADGETWRTRHTFAPALTGEDLRLTYFLYEGDAPAEPSTDTAYRSAYVWVTVTEEPTDGADAGDDAA from the coding sequence ATGGGGTCTACATCACACAGCAAAGGACGGTTAAACCAGGCACTCGACGAACTCTCGTTGGACGTGCCCACTTCTCTCCTCGTCGTCGTCTCGAGTAGCCTCGTCGCGGTTCTCGACGTCGTTCCGACCGTCCAAGCCCTTGTCGGACTCCCAGTACTGCTGTTTCTTCCAGGTTACGCGCTGTTGCTCGCACTGTTTCCCGCCGGGTCGTCGGGCAACCCGACCGAGGGGCCGTCATTCGGCCGATTCGAGTGGCAGCCGGACCTCAGCCTCACGGAGCGATTTGCGCTCGCTTTCGGGATGAGCGTCGCGCTCTTGCCGGTGGTCGGACTGGCGCTCCTCTGGGCTGGCGTCGGACTGAACGCCGCGCCTGTCCTGCTCTCGCTGTCGGCAATCATCGTCGGCGGCCTCGCCGTCGGCGAAGTGCGGCGGCGGCGACTCCCCGAGGAAGAGCGCTTCCACGTCCCGATTCGGCGCTGGTACGCCGACGTGACCCGGTCGTTCGACCAGTCCTCGCGGGTCGACTCGCTCCTGAACGTCGCGCTCGCGTTCGCCATCCTCTTGGCCGTCGCGAGCCTGAGCTACGCGCTCGTCGCACCGGGGACGGGCGAGTCGTATTCGAGCCTGTCGCTTCTCACGCAGGACGCCGGCGGCGAGTTCGTCGCCGCCGACTACCCCGAGGAACTGACGGTGGGCGAGCAGACCGAACTGTTCGTCTCCATCGAGAACGCCGAGGGCGAGGCGACGAGCTACACGCTCGTGGCCGAACTCCAGCGCGTCGAGCGGACGAACGGCGAGACGACGGTTGTCGAGCGACAGGTGCTCGGGTCGCGGACGGAGACCGTCGCGGACGGCGAGACGTGGCGGACCCGCCACACGTTCGCCCCGGCGCTGACCGGCGAAGACCTCCGGCTCACCTACTTCCTGTACGAGGGCGACGCGCCGGCGGAACCGAGTACCGACACGGCGTACCGCTCGGCGTACGTCTGGGTTACCGTGACCGAGGAACCGACCGACGGCGCGGACGCCGGCGACGACGCGGCGTAA
- a CDS encoding lipopolysaccharide biosynthesis protein has product MRDKIRSVVRTIRRRFVPGDDDSDLAERTVKSGMWVSAMNVLDRVLKVVMFVVLARLLGPEAIGLMGIALLTISALLSLTNLGIDAALIQRVDDDVDEYLNTTFTLELLRGLLMSSILYFAAPSLASLFGEPAARDLIRAIALVPIFLALRNPAMVYFKKDLAFHKEFAYRVSGTTAYVVVALGYAAVSPTVWALIFGYLADASVRSVVTYFLHPYRPRPALNRAYAAELIGYGKWVTGSSIVEFLYGQGDDAVVGWLLTATSLGYYQLAYRISNAPATEIAVVVSSVMFSTYSKLQEDQRALREAFFSTFRLTAFVALPMSVGIYLVAPAFVGAFLGEDWLPMVLAMQILVAYGLFRTLFATFNPVWRAVGRPDVQTKLGFLRVALLAIAIIPATSAYGIEGTALAVTGILAFPMVPLYAREMKRTLGTTYRRFLRELSYPVAASGAMALAVLAAQNRVGSPLVEFALLVAIGVVAYAVSAASLMTLFDWRVKQNLRELVSVMSK; this is encoded by the coding sequence ATGAGAGATAAGATTCGCTCGGTCGTCCGGACGATTCGCCGCCGGTTCGTTCCCGGCGACGACGACAGCGACCTCGCAGAGCGGACGGTGAAAAGCGGGATGTGGGTCTCGGCGATGAACGTCCTCGACCGGGTGCTGAAGGTCGTCATGTTCGTCGTCCTCGCGCGGTTGCTCGGCCCCGAGGCTATCGGGCTGATGGGTATCGCGCTCCTCACAATCTCGGCGCTGCTGAGCCTGACGAACCTCGGAATCGACGCCGCGCTCATCCAGCGCGTCGACGACGACGTGGACGAGTACCTGAACACGACGTTCACGCTCGAACTCCTCCGCGGCCTGCTGATGAGTTCGATTCTCTACTTCGCGGCCCCGTCGCTCGCCTCGCTGTTCGGCGAGCCCGCCGCGCGGGACCTCATCCGCGCCATCGCCCTGGTCCCGATTTTCCTCGCGCTGCGGAATCCCGCGATGGTCTACTTCAAGAAGGACCTCGCGTTCCACAAGGAGTTCGCCTACCGGGTCAGCGGCACGACGGCCTACGTCGTCGTCGCGCTCGGTTACGCCGCGGTCAGCCCGACGGTCTGGGCGCTCATCTTCGGCTACCTCGCCGACGCGAGCGTCCGTTCGGTCGTGACCTACTTCCTGCACCCGTACCGCCCGCGCCCCGCGTTGAACCGCGCGTACGCCGCCGAACTCATCGGCTACGGGAAGTGGGTCACGGGGTCGTCCATCGTCGAGTTCCTCTACGGACAGGGCGACGACGCGGTCGTCGGCTGGCTCCTGACGGCGACCTCGCTCGGTTACTACCAGCTCGCCTACCGCATCTCCAACGCGCCGGCGACCGAAATCGCCGTCGTCGTCTCCAGCGTGATGTTCTCGACCTACTCGAAGCTTCAGGAGGACCAGCGCGCCCTCCGCGAGGCGTTCTTCAGCACCTTCCGGCTCACGGCGTTCGTCGCCTTGCCCATGTCGGTCGGCATCTACCTCGTCGCGCCCGCCTTCGTCGGCGCGTTCCTCGGCGAGGACTGGCTCCCGATGGTGCTCGCCATGCAGATTCTCGTCGCCTACGGGCTCTTTCGGACGCTCTTCGCGACGTTCAACCCCGTCTGGCGCGCCGTCGGCCGCCCCGACGTGCAGACCAAACTTGGCTTCCTCCGCGTCGCCCTGCTCGCGATAGCTATCATCCCCGCGACGAGCGCCTACGGCATCGAAGGGACCGCCCTCGCGGTCACGGGCATCCTCGCGTTCCCGATGGTCCCGCTCTACGCGCGCGAAATGAAACGAACGCTCGGCACGACTTACCGCCGGTTCCTCCGAGAGCTCTCGTACCCCGTCGCTGCCAGCGGCGCGATGGCGCTTGCGGTCCTCGCGGCGCAGAACCGCGTCGGGTCGCCGCTCGTCGAGTTCGCGCTCCTCGTCGCTATCGGCGTCGTCGCCTACGCCGTCAGCGCCGCGTCGCTCATGACGCTCTTCGACTGGCGGGTCAAACAGAACCTCCGGGAACTCGTCTCCGTGATGTCCAAATGA
- a CDS encoding type II toxin-antitoxin system VapC family toxin, with the protein MSVFVDTGVFFAHHDTDADRHDQAVSAFDDLFDGEFGQPYTNDYVLDETVTLTRARTGSFEAADTVASRVLGEEPFPNVFEMTHVEPDDVRASLETLRRYEDHDLSFTDATIVSLCESRGIDAVLSFDTAFDGLLDRIEPGH; encoded by the coding sequence ATGAGCGTCTTCGTCGACACCGGCGTGTTCTTCGCGCACCACGATACGGATGCCGACCGGCACGACCAAGCCGTCAGCGCGTTCGACGACCTGTTCGACGGGGAGTTCGGACAGCCGTACACGAACGACTACGTTCTCGACGAGACGGTCACGCTCACGCGCGCTCGAACGGGTTCGTTCGAGGCGGCGGACACCGTCGCCAGTCGGGTTCTCGGCGAGGAACCGTTCCCGAACGTGTTCGAGATGACTCACGTCGAACCGGACGATGTCCGGGCGTCGCTGGAGACGCTCCGTCGATACGAGGACCACGACCTCAGCTTCACCGATGCGACCATCGTCTCGCTGTGTGAGTCGCGTGGCATCGACGCCGTGTTGAGTTTCGACACGGCTTTCGATGGCCTCCTCGACCGCATCGAACCGGGACACTAG